In Oreochromis aureus strain Israel breed Guangdong linkage group 15, ZZ_aureus, whole genome shotgun sequence, a single genomic region encodes these proteins:
- the LOC120433194 gene encoding uncharacterized protein K02A2.6-like: MAENKAKAFDGAELTSFDILTLDDSVPNDESRELLLDPNRLTFISILRVSLPEDGLSTQDGLVFKGERVVIPEALQADITQRIHSTHIETEGCLRRARDCVYWHGMNDHIKKYVATCDICRSVDAKQQKETLKPHEPTTRPCTKVGTDLFNFEGRDYLITVDYYSNFWEIDYLPDTKSSTVIRKLKAHFARQGIPNIVFSDNRPQYSSTEFANFSRKWEFRHHTSSPGYPQSNGKAESAVKIAKRLMKKAKLAGQDPYLASLDHRNTPTQGLTTSPAQRLLSSRTRTLLPIGDRLLQPKVTDNKLALMKNRERQTKYYNRAAKDMDTLNPGDLVRVQAFEPHALWTKARVCNTLGNRSYDVELDNSRVLRRNRRHLRRAVEVKNDMSTHLQPEGQNKEDTQNNTTRTGRVVL, translated from the exons ATGGCTGAAAATAAGGCAAAAGCCTTCGATGGAGCAGAGTTGACAT CTTTTGACATCTTGACTCTGGACGACAGCGTTCCTAACGATGAAAGCCGGGAGCTCCTGCTCGACCCAAACAGGCTCACGTTCATTTCTATCCTTCGCGTCTCTCTGCCCGAG GATGGACTGAGCACACAGGATGGATTGGTCTTCAAGGGAGAGAGAGTGGTGATTCCAGAAGCACTCCAGGCAGATATAACACAGCGAATTCACTCAACACACATCGAGACAGAAGGGTGCCTCAGGAGAGCTAGAGACTGCGTCTACTGGCACGGTATGAACGACCACATCAAAAAGTACGTCGCTACATGTGACATATGCCGGTCTGTGGATGCGaaacaacagaaagagacactaaaaccacatgaGCCGACCACCAGACCATGTACCAAAGTTGGGACAGATTTATTCAACTTTGAGGGTAGGGACTACCTAATAACTGTTGATTATTACTCCAACTTTTGGGAGATAGATTATCTACCTGATACCAAGTCGAGTACTGTGATTAGGAAACTAAAGGCTCATTTCGCACGTCAGGGAATCccaaatattgttttttctgACAACAGGCCCCAGTACAGCTCGACAGAGTTTGCCAACTTCAGCCGGAAATGGGAATTTCGACACCATACCTCATCGCCTGGCTATCCGCAGAGTAACGGCAAAGCAGAGTCTGCTGTTAAAATTGCCAAACGACTCATGAAAAAGGCGAAATTGGCTGGACAGGATCCATATCTGGCCTCATTGGACCACAGAAACACCCCAACACAAGGTTTGACTACCAGCCCTGCACAGAGACTGTTAAGCAGCAGGACGAGGACACTCCTCCCAATAGGAGACAGACTGTTGCAACCCAAAGTGACTGATAACAAGTTAGCACtgatgaaaaacagagagagacaaacaaagTACTACAACAGGGCGGCGAAAGACATGGACACATTAAACCCAGGGGACTTGGTGCGAGTCCAAGCTTTTGAACCACACGCCTTATGGACCAAGGCTAGAGTGTGTAACACTCTGGGAAACAGATCCTATGATGTGGAGTTAGACAACAGCAGAGTCCTCAGAAGGAATCGTCGCCATCTGAGGCGAGCTGTGGAGGTCAAAAATGACATGTCAACACATCTCCAGCCTGAGGGACAGAACAAAGaggacacacaaaacaacactaCCAGGACAGGACGGGTAGTACTATGA